In Lathyrus oleraceus cultivar Zhongwan6 chromosome 2, CAAS_Psat_ZW6_1.0, whole genome shotgun sequence, the DNA window TGATCAGTTTCATGCGGATTTTACCTTTAGGGACTAAAACTAACACAAAAGTGAGATATATGGACTCAGacccaaaaaaaaaaaatacagGTACTAAAATCAAAAATTCGTTAACTTACAGGGACCAAAAAACTATTTAAATCTTAAGTTTCATATCGGCTATACATGAACAAAATGTAGGATGTATAAGAAAAGTGACTCTTATACATATTATCTTAAGCTTTTTTTAATGAAAATATGATGTTTCACTTTCTTATGTTCTAGAGTGTTGGGCCAATGTTGCTCACACCTCTCCTAGATTTTCTAACAAGTGGTATACGATTCTTAATATGATTTGGTGAGAGAGTAAGAGTTGAATCATACGTTGGATCTTGTTGTAAAATGTGAGAGACTCACACTTGTTGATGTGGGAAAAGTTAGTGTTGGAGTTTAACAATGAATTTTCATTAACAATGCATACAAATTGGACAAGATGGGGATGAAAGAAGAGAGAGAAACAAATTTCTAACTAACTTTTTCAAATTAAAGAAATGTTACAATCTGTTACAATTTCAAATGCACATtaaatgtaaactcaaattcaaatgaaaCTCAAAACTAAACTAACTTGAATGTTAAATTGCATTCaacaccatcccttaattcaCATTAAAGTTTTTAATCAACAAAATCAATTTCATCCCTCCAATTGATGAAATGTTCAGTTTTGATTGTTTTGGTCAGCACATTTGCAAGTTGCTTCTGAGTGCTGACATGAACAACCTCAAGTACTCCATTCAGAACCTAATTGCGCAGAAAAGGGTACTTCGTATCAATGCGCTTGCTTCTTCCATTCAACATTGGATTCTTAGCAAGACTTATAGCAGATTTGTTGTCTATCATTAACTTGACTGGTTTGCTAACCTTGAACTCCAGTTCCTGCATCAAATTCACCATCCAAACAATCTGACAAGCTAATAAAGCAtcagctatgtattcagcttcacatGTTGGCAATGTAACCATTGGTTTCTTCCTGGAACACTAAGAAATAGGGGCTCCCAGATACATAAACATGTGTCATATAATGCTCATTTTTTTTACTATGTATCCACATCAGTTAGAGTCTGAGTAGGATATCAACTCATCATCATTTGATACTTTATATGGAAACAAAAGTCCATGCCCCAGAGTCCCTTTTACATACCTCAGAATTCTGACTGTAACTTGGTAATGTGACCACTTTGGCTTACTCATAAACCTACTAAATATTCCAACTGCATAACATATGTCAGGCCTTGTGTTACACAAATATCTCATACAACCAACAAATTGTTTGAAGATTGTAGCATCTACATCCTCATCATTAGAACCAGAATCCAACTTATGATTTGTCTCAGCAGGTGTGATTGTTAACTTATAAATCATCAGCTCAAATCTCTTTAGCAACTAGAGTTCATGCTTCAGTTAGTGCACAATAATTCCCTTCTCAGAATGCAAAATCTTCATCCCTAGAAAATATATCATATTTCCAAGATCAGTCGTATCAAATGCATTCATCATCACCTTTTTGAACTTGCTTATCTCATAAGTACAATTCCTTGTCAGAAGTATGTCAACCACATAAAGACACACCAAAATCACATTGTCTTCAGAAGTATGTTGTACATACACTCCTTATTCCATTTTACATTTCTCGAATCCCATATGCTTCAAAAATGAATAAATCTTTATATTCCAAGCCCTTTGAGCTTGTTTCAGCCCATGCAAGGCTTTTATGCAGCTTGTAAACCATCCCTTCTTTGTTCTCTTTCACAAACCCAAGAGGTTGTAACATATAAACTTCTTCTTGCAATGAGCCATTTAGAAAAGTTGACTTTACATGTAAATGTATCACATGCATATTCCTATTTGCAGCTATAACAATTGTGAAGACATACTTCTCAAGAGTTTTGATGATGACAAGATTCTATAAAGCAAGAGTGGATTGACAAAAAGAAATGGCTCAAAGACTTGAAGAAAAGACAAGTTTCTTAATTTGTGAAGTCTTGAAGAAATACTCATGGATTGATCATGCATGATAAGGTACACATCATTCAAACTTTCTAATAAGTATACAAGTGTTCAAGTCCTCATACATTCATATCATGTTTAGTTAATATGTTTGGATGCATTATACTAAAGGTTTTATCTTTGAAAATTAACCATTTTTGCATTCTGGAGAGCTGTTAATCGGTTAACCTCCTGGTGCTAATCGATTAACGGGCTTAAACTTTCAAATAATTTGCACGTTATAAGGGTGTAATCGATTAACCATATTTGGTTAACCGATTACCATTGTACCCGTGCCTGAAAATTTTATATTTTTTCATTCTGTTATTTTTCAATCATGGCTCTTGAAGCATGACATCCTTTCATGAATTGCACTGATTTGTAAAGGTGCGTTAGTGTTATATAAACATCATTTCTTCATTCAATCTCACCTCcttttgcaaaattttcaaacattcaaatattctcttcatctttcaaaatattttctaagtgttcaAAATCGGAATTTTTAGAGTGAAACTTTCTGCACTTAACCTTCATAGAAAATCATCACAAGTTTCATTCCATTCATAGTGAACACTTGTGTAACATTGAGAGTTTTGTTTGTTATAAGGAAAAGATCAATCCATGGATTGATACATATACAATTCCATTTTACATACTTATCAAAAATTCAGATTACTTTGTGTATCCTTGTTGTCTAGGGTTGTTGGAAACAAGAGATTCATTAAAAGGGAGGATTGTTCTCTTTTTGAACTTAGtgaaaaatccaagaggattCTTCTTGGTGTGATTGTTAGTGTCTATATAGAAAGACTAGGAAGGGTCTTGTAAAAGTCCTAACAATAGtaaaatctcttttattttgAAAGGGGACTGGAGTAATCTCGATCTGTGAGGGAAACCAGGATATCTCTCAGTGTTCTTTATCTTTCAACATTTACTATATTCATCATATAGTAATCTCTAAGGAAAGATTCTTAAAACAAGTCAAAATAGGAAAAAGTAGCATAGTACATAATTCACCCACCTCTTAAGCACACACTCaacttacatttggcatcagAGCGGGTTATTGGTAACTTGCTCCTTAGATCAAGAAGATGGCTTCCGCAAGCGGAAACCTGGTTTTCAAAGATGGTGGTAGTAGCAACAAACTCCCTCTAATTTTTGGAGAATATTTTGACTTCTGGAAAATCCGCATGAAAGCATatttagaagcacaaggagatGGTATATGGGAAATCGTTGAAAATGTTCCACATAATCCAACTAGTGTGGTCAATGGTGTTGGCACTCCGAAGGTTAAAAATTCATATGATGAAGACGATAAGAAAAGAATACTTAATGAAAAGAAATCTATCAATATTCTTCAAAGTGCATTAAGTATGGATGAGTTATTCCGCATATCTCAATGTAAATTGGAAAAAGAAATATGGGACACTTTGGTGGATACTCACGAAGGAACCACTGAAGTTAAAAGATCCAGATTAAACAaattaagtcaagaatatgaaaTATTCATAATGCAGTCCGGAGAATCCATTATTGCATTGCAGAAAAGATTTGTTCACTTGGCGAATAATTTAATTGCTCTCGGAAAGACCTTTacaaatgatgatctcaaccttaAAGTGATAGTATCCTTGACTAGAGAATGGCAACCAAAAGTAACGGCCATATCGGAGAAGAAAAGTGTTTCTACTATGACGTCCGCATCATTATTCAGAAAACTCCAAAAACATGAACTTGAACTTGGAAGACTTGAAAAGCATGAAAGGCAAGAGAAGAAATCCAAAGGAATTTTTGTGAAGGTAAACTCAAAGGAAGATAAAGATGATGGCGTGCTGGAGGAAGATGaaaatttcatgctccttgttaaaaggcttggtaagttttttggtaaaaatgacaaatccttttatgcgaaaagaaataaacatttcaggaaaatGGAGTCTTCCACATCTACACAAGATATCACATGctatgaatgtggaaagcaaggtcaTATAAAGTTGGATTGTTCGAAACTCTCAAAGAAAGGTGGCTttaaaggcaagaaggaattcaagaATAAAAAGGCGTATGTTTCATGGGAAGATAATGAGATAAGTTCTTCATCCAGATCGGAAAGCGACGAAAGTGTAAATTTAGTATTAATGACTTCACACCATTCCAAcaatgaagaagatgaggttaATAATGAGTTTTCTCTGTATGATAGTGATGCACAAGGTGCTATAAATGAACTTCTTAAAGAATGCAAAATTCTGTATAAAACaatatcatctcaaaagaaactAATTTCAACTCTAGAAGAAAAAGTCGTGACAATGGAAAAAGATGTCGATGATGAAAAACAtaagatgattagtgaaaaacAAAATTTTGTACATAAAAATTGTGAATCactttctttccaaattgtccaatTAAAAAGGGTTCTTGAAAGGTATGAGAAATGACAAATTGGGTTGAAATGTGTCTTTAGCCAACAAAGATATTCcaatgacaaaagtggacttggttattCAAAGTTTTTCAAACCAAGTTCTagtaaaactatctttgttaaaGTTAATGACCAACCATCCAAAGAGAAAGTGAACAAGGCAAAAGATATTCATCACTATCctaaaagaaaaatattttctaaaaataaatcttatgttcctagatatagaagcaattttgaacctacttgtttttattATGGAATAgttggccatacacctaatgcaTGCTATGTTAGAAATTTTAGCATAGCAAGTGGGAATTACGTGTGGATAAAGAAAGACACTAATTATAAAGGACCtaaagcaatttgggtacctaacaaaacttaatttGTTTTATAGGTATGCTTGAAAACCACATCAAACCTTTGGTATCTTGATAGTGGTTGTTCCAAGCATATGGCGGGAGACATTAACAAATTCTCAAATCTAGAATTAAAGGCCAAAGGTTATGTCATTTATGGTAATAATGacaaaggaagaattcttggtATAGGCAAAGTTAGagcaccacctttcacatccattgaagatgtCATTTATGTCAAAGGACTAAAGCACAATT includes these proteins:
- the LOC127123830 gene encoding uncharacterized protein LOC127123830, encoding MASASGNLVFKDGGSSNKLPLIFGEYFDFWKIRMKAYLEAQGDGIWEIVENVPHNPTSVVNGVGTPKVKNSYDEDDKKRILNEKKSINILQSALSMDELFRISQCKLEKEIWDTLVDTHEGTTEVKRSRLNKLSQEYEIFIMQSGESIIALQKRFVHLANNLIALGKTFTNDDLNLKVIVSLTREWQPKVTAISEKKSVSTMTSASLFRKLQKHELELGRLEKHERKMESSTSTQDITCYECGKQGHIKLDCSKLSKKGGFKGKKEFKNKKAYVSWEDNEISSSSRSESDESVNLVLMTSHHSNNEEDEVNNEFSLYDSDAQGAINELLKECKILYKTISSQKKLISTLEEKVVTMEKDVDDEKHKMISEKQNFVCLKTTSNLWYLDSGCSKHMAGDINKFSNLELKAKGYVIYGNNDKGRILGIGKVRAPPFTSIEDVIYVKGLKHNFLSISQLCDKGFKNKFTKDEYLIEDEVTQEVKHKGTRFNNIFMISLDGVS